DNA from Desulfobotulus pelophilus:
AGCTGGGATGCACACCCGTAAATCACCGGCCCGAAAGCCTTGCCATCAGCGTGGGCCACCATGGGCGGAGGCTGGTGGTTTCGGGTGACACGGATATCTGTCCGCCACTGGCTGCCTTTTCTTCTGGTGCAGATCTTTTGGTCTGTGAGGCGGCTATGCCCGATAGTATGAAGGTGGATGGGCACCTGACTCCGGCTCTGGCCGGAGCACTGGCGCAGGAGGCCGGGGTGGCAAAACTTGTGCTGACCCATCTGTATCCAGAGTGTGAGGGTACGGATGTGGTGGCAGGAGCCAAACGTTTCTTTGATGGTTCTGTATGGGTGGCCTCGGATTTGATGACTTTGGACCTGTGAGGGGATGTGAACTATCCGCTTTTTATGCATATGGAAGGGATTCCCTGTCTTGTGGTTGGAGGGGGGCGTGTCGGGTTGCGAAAAGCCAGAGGGCTTCTGTCTGCCGGTGCCAGGGTGGTGGTGGTGGAGCCAGCACCCTGTTCTGAACTGATCCGTATGGCAAGGGACGGACTGCTGGAGCTTCGCTCCAGATTTTTTGAAGCAGGGGATCTGGAAGGTATGCGCCTTGTTTTTGCTGCCACCCATAACGCAGCAGCGAATGCCATGGTGGCCCGGGAATCCCGCAGCCATGGTATTTTCTGTAACATAGCCGATGATCCTTCAGGCTCTGATTTTTTTCTGCCTGCTCTGGTGCAGCGCGGTGATCTTACCCTGGCCATTTCTACGGGTGGGCGCAGCCCGGCCCTGGCCCGTAAGCTGCGTATGGACCTGGAGGCCTGCTTTGATGAAGGGTACCAGCCTTTTCTGGAGATCATGGGAAGGGTGCGGCAGTACCTGCTGGCCAGGGAGCATAATCCGGACAGGCACAGGGATATTTTTCGTTTTCTGGTGGAAGGGCCTCTTCTCTCCCATATCAGAAACAGAGACAGGCAGGCCATGGTGCGTCTGTTGAGCCCCTTTGTGGGAGATGGTGCGGAAGAACTGGTTTTTTCAGTGATCAGGGACAATGATGTCCGGAATGCTCCGGAAAATTCGGAGAGACATCGGAAGGAAGAGGATTCATGAGTATTGTTGTGATTCTTTATGCCCTGAGTACCCTTGGCTATCTGGTTTTCCTGCTGTTGAGAAAAGAAGGCTGGCAGAGGGGGGGCTTTGTTCTGCTTTGTGCCGGGTTTCTGGTCCATGCTGTCTGGCTGGGCAGCCGGTGGGTGAAGGAAGGCCACCTGCCTCTCTTTGACCTTTCGGGTAATCTTTCCTTCAGTGCTTTTATTTTTGCCGGCGTTTTCATTGCCCTGAGGCATCGCTATCATGTAAAAATTCTGGGTATTTTTGTGGCCAGTGTCACGGCGGGATTAAGTCTTGCCGCATGGCTGACGCCATCGGCTTCTTCCCTTCCGGAGCCTGCCTATACCAGCCTTTGGGTAGTGGTGCATGTGGCTGCCAGTTTTGCGGGGAATGCTGCCTTTACTCTGGCCTTTGCCGTGGGCGTGCTGTATCTCCTTCTGGAAAGACGGATCAAAGAAAAGAGAAAGGATATTTTCTTTCGCAGGCTGCCGTCGCTGGAGCTGCTGGACGCAACGGGGCATGCCTGTATTCTTGTGGGTTTTACTTTCATGACCCTTGGGCTGGCCACGGGAATTCTGTATGCCCGCACGGTATGGGGGCAGTTCTGGAGCTGGGATCCAAAGGAAGTCTGGTCCCTTGTGGTATGGCTGGTTTATGCGGCCCTGCTTCATGGGCGGCTTTCTTCAGAATGGCGGGGAAGAAAGGCGGCCCGGATGGCTATTGTGGGTTTTCTTCTGGTTCTGTTCACCTTTCTGGGGGTGAATTTTCTTTTGATGGGACACCATGAAGGCTTTACCCGTATAGGGGCCTGATGTCCGGCGTATGACAAAGGATGCCCCTTCAGGGCATCGGGATGGGATGGCATGGCAAGACTTCCGGGTATTGTTCTTTTTGGAATGAATCACAAAACAGCGGCTCTTGAGGTGCGGGAAAAGCTGTCACTGAATGCCGATGAAGTGGCTTCCGTGCTTTTGAATCTGAAGATGGCCGGTACAATTTCTGAGCTACTGATCCTTTCCACCTGTAACCGGGTGGAGTTTCTCCTTGTCACTCCGGATACGGATGAGGCCCGTAAAGAGGTATTGGCTGAGCTTGCATTGCGTAAGGGTGTGGCCCCAGAGTTCTTTGCCTCCTGTTTTTATCTGTTTGAGGGGCTGGAAGCTGTGCGGCATCTTTTTCGTGTTTCCGCCAGTCTGGATTCCATGGTTCTGGGGGAGCCTCAGATCCTGGGGCAGGTCAAACAGGCTTATCAACGTTCCACGGCAGCCGGGGCATCCGGTCCCATCCTGAACAGGCTGATGCACCGTGCCTTTCAGGTGGCCAAGCGTATCCGAACGGAAACGGGCATCGGAGACCATGCCGTTTCCATCAGCTATGCGGCCATAGAGCTGGCAAGAAAAATTTTTGGCTCCCTGGAAGGGCGCAAGGCCATGCTTCTGGGGGCCGGAGAAATGGCGGAACTGGCTGTGGAGCATCTCCTGCGGCACAGGATCAGTGAGGTTATTGTGGCCAACCGCACCTTTGACAGGGGTTTTGCCCTGGCGCAGCGGTTCGGTGGGAAAGCCATCCGCTTTGACGATGTACAGGCCACCCTGGGAGATGTGGATATTGTCATCAGCTCCACAGGAGCATCGGACTATGTAATACGAAAGGCGGACATACGGCCGCTGATGCGAAAAAGACAGAACCGTTCTCTGTTTTTTATCGATATTGCCGTGCCAAGGGATGTGGACCCCGCCATCAACTCTCTGGATAATGCCTATGTCTATGACATTGACGATCTTCAGGGCGTTGTGGATGATAACCTTCATGAACGGCAGCAGGAAGCTTCCCGTGCGGAGGGGATTATTGAGGAGGCGGTGCTGCGTTTTGCCGAGTGGGTGGAAGGGCTGGCACTGGTTCCCACCATCAAAGCCCTGCGTGAAAAGGTTGGCACCATTCTTGAGGATGAGCTGCGCCGGACCCTGGGAGATGCGGGCCTTCCTTCCGAAGCCATGGACCGTATGGTGGAATCCATGGTGACCAAGATCCTGCATGATCCCATTTCTCTCCTCAAAAGTGGTGGTATGCATGGCAACAGAGATCGTTATCTTGGCTGGGTACGTCTCCTGTTTTGTCTGGATCCGGTGGAAAGTGAGGGGCGTTCGGTTCCATCTGTGGATTGTTTTCTGCATCGGGAAGGGGAGGCCTGCGTCTGTAAGCAGAAAACAGGATGGAAGCGATGTTTCTGAGGGGGCATGGACGGACAGCATAGGGCTGCCTGAAAAGGATTCATAAACAGGAATTATGAGAAACTGTTCTTGAAAAGCAGGGGCTTGGAAGGAAAAGCCCTTTACATGGAAAAACTCTCTGTGGTATGCAGTCATACTTTTTTATGGGTGGCTATTTTTGATAGTAGTCTGCTTGGTGTGTGATCTGCGTTTTGTGATGAAGGTTCGGTTTTTTTCCGCCCGATGGGATGTGCGAGGAGGGTTTTCATGGATAAAGAACAGATTGAATACTTCAGAACCTATCTTGTTACACAGCTGGATGAGTTGCTCCATCAGGCCGATGGTACGGTCAGTGGCATGACAGAGCCGAAGGAAAATTTTCCGGATCCCACGGATCGTGCGTCCCATGAGTCCAACCGGAATTTTGAACTGCGTATACGTGACCGGGAGCACAAGCTGATCAAAAAAATCAAGCAGGCACTGGACCGCATTGATAATGGAACCTTTGGAGTCTGTGATTCCTGCGGTGAGGATATTGCTGTTGAGCGTCTCAAGGCAAGGCCTGTAACAGCACAGTGCATTGAATGTAAAACAAAGTCCGAGAAGATGGAAAAAGCTCTTGGCATTTGAATCTCTGGATCCTGCTGTGGATCTGCATACCCATAGTACGGCTTCCGATGGCAGCCGTACACCTCAGGAGCTTATGGAAGAAGCGGTATCTCTTGGGCTGGCTGCTCTTTCCATAACAGATCATGATACCATGGCCGGCGTCCTAGAAGTTCTGGATGCCGGTTTTTGTTCCGCCATTCATTTTGTACCAGGGGTTGAAATATCGGCCACGGTGCCCGAAGGTATGGACAGGCAGGACAGCCTTCATATCCTAGGATATGGTATGAATCCCCATGACAGACAGCTTACCTCCCTTCTGGAAAGACTGCAGGAGGCCAGAGAAAAGAGAAATCCCCTCATGATCCGTAAATTACAGAATCTGGGGTTGGATATCACCATGGAAGAGGTGGCTGAAAAATCGGGCAGTGGACTGGTGGGGCGTCCGCACATGGCGGGAGTCCTTGTGGATAAAGGACTTGTTCCGGATGTGGATACGGCCTTTGAGCGTTATCTCGGCAGCGGTCGTCCTGCCTATGAGGAAAAATACAGAGTGCCCTGGAAAGAAGCTATCCGAGTGATCCGGACGGCGGGGGGGGTTCCCGTACTGGCCCATCCCGGCCTGATCCGTGGACTGGACAGGGAGTCCCTGCGCAGCCTGCTGGTACGGCTTTGTGCCGAAGGGCTTTCCGGGGTTGAGGTGTATTATCCCCGGCATGACAGAGTGCTGGTCAGCACCCTTGAGGCTCTTGCTTCAGAGATGGGCCTGATCCGCACAGGCGGATCGGATTACCATGGCGGTCTGAAGGATGGCATTGCTCTGGGCAGGGGGTTCGGTGACCTTCTGGTTCCCTATGAGGTTTATGAAGAACTGAGGCTTGCCATGAAAAAGGCTGCTGGCGGGTAGCTGTCTCATCCCTTTATTTGAAGGCAGCATTGCAAAACGGTATGGTACCGGCGCTTTCTGAGAGGATGGGTTTAGCAGTGCGGGCAGTTGTGCCGGCTCTGCTAAGCATATCCTGTTCCCCGGTGATTTGCACCGGACGTTTTTGGGAGGACTTCTGTTTCCGGGTGAAGTCCTCGGGTAGTTTTTTCCCTATGGATGTGCACAATGACTTTTCTTTCCATGAAGGTCCTTCAAGAGGCCATACAGTATTCCTTTCATAATCCTGAGGTACTTGACAACGCGCTTTGCCACTCTTCCTATGTCAATGAGCAGGCTCTGGTACTCAAAAATAATGAGCGGCTCGAGTTTCTTGGCGATGCGGTCTTAAGTCTTGTCATCGGTCATCTTCTCATGGATCATTTCAGGGATGTCCGGGAAGGGGACTTGTCCCGTATCCGCGCCAGTCTTGTGAATGAGCGGCAATTGGCAGAGGTGGCAAGGCAGCTGGATCTGGGAGCCCATATTCGTCTGGGACGCGGAGAAGTGCAGACCAATGGCCGCAACAAGGATTCCATTCTGGCCGATGCCTATGAGGCCCTTGTGGCGGCGGTTTACAGGGATGGTGGCTTTGAGGCGGCCTTTGCTTTTGTTGCCCGTTGCTTTGGTCCCATCCTTGCCCGTCTTGATATGAGAGAAGGTATCCATGATGCCAAAAGTCGTCTTCAGGAAGAAGTGCAGATGCGGCACAAGGTGACACCTGTATACCGTATTGTTGGCGAGGAAGGGCCGGACCACGATAAAATTTTTCATGTGGAGGTGGAAGCTCACCGGCTTACTGCCAGGGGGGCCGGTAAAAGTAAGAAGCTGGCGGAACAGGATGCAGCTCGTAAAATTCTGGAAATGATGTCCCTTTAGTCGGTATTGTTCCAGGCTTTCCCGGTCCTTTTTGGTTATACAAAGGTGGTCTGCTTGGTTATCTCCATTGGTAAGCCTTTTATTATTCCCCTCTTTCTCCCCCACGCGGCCTGTCCCCGCCACTGTCTGTTCTGCAACCAGAAGGCCCTGCATGCGGAGGATTTTTTGCTGGATATGCATGCATTGCGCAGGGAAAGGGACCGTTGGCTTGCTTTTCCCAGGAACCGGCAGCGTCCTCTGGAGCTTGCTTTTTTCGGTGGTAATTTTCTGGGTCTTGGTGAATCCCGGCTGAGGGCATGTATGGATCTGGTGACGGAAGTACCGGGTGCGGGAGTCCGTTTTTCCACAAGGCCGGATACGGTATCCGAAGACTCTGTCCGGATTTGCAAGAAGGCTGGCAGGCCTGTTACGGTGGAGCTGGGAATTCAGTCTCTGGACGAGGCTGTGCTGAGACGTTCGGCACGGGGGCACGGTGTGGCTGAGGTGGCAAGAGCGGTGCAGGTTCTCAAGGATGCGGGTATCCGTACGGGGGCCCAGATGATGCTGGGCCTTCCCGGTGCTACGGAAAGCTCCGACATGGCCTCGGCCGAAAGTCTTTGTGTTTTGTCTCCCGATTTTGCCCGTGTGGCTCCCACTCTTGTCCTTGGCGGCAGTGGGCTGGCCCTTCTTTACCGCAGGGGAGCCTATAAGCCCATGAGCTTCGGAGAGGCGGTGCTGCGTTCGGCCCGCTATGTGGATCTGCTGGAAAAAAGAGGTGTTCCGGTGGTGCGTATCGGTCTTCAGACGGATACCTTTCTGGAAAACAGCATTGTGGCAGGTCCTCACCATCCTGCTTTTGGGGAATGGGTGCGCGGCCGCATGCTGGCCGACCGCGTTCTGGTTGTTCTTGCTTCCATGGGGCCTTTTTTTGCCGGTGAAGAGGTGTGCATCCGTGCAGCAGACTCCATCCGGGGGCGTATGCAGGGAATGAAAAAAAGTAATTTTCCCCTATTCTGCAAAGCCGTAGCTCCCGCCTCCCTTCGTATTCGGACAGATGCCGGTCTTCCACCTGGTTTCTGGCAGGTGGAACATCGGGGAAACCTTACAGGCCCTGCTTGAAAAAGTCCTTTTCGTCTTCAATCTGGCCGGATCTCGGCGTAAACTCTACGGGTTCATTTCCTTTCTGGAAAAATTCAAACGCTGAAGATTTGGATTCGGCAATGGGAAGAAGGCCCGTTTCCGTGTCGATTTTTACGGTTACGATAC
Protein-coding regions in this window:
- a CDS encoding precorrin-2 dehydrogenase/sirohydrochlorin ferrochelatase family protein yields the protein MNYPLFMHMEGIPCLVVGGGRVGLRKARGLLSAGARVVVVEPAPCSELIRMARDGLLELRSRFFEAGDLEGMRLVFAATHNAAANAMVARESRSHGIFCNIADDPSGSDFFLPALVQRGDLTLAISTGGRSPALARKLRMDLEACFDEGYQPFLEIMGRVRQYLLAREHNPDRHRDIFRFLVEGPLLSHIRNRDRQAMVRLLSPFVGDGAEELVFSVIRDNDVRNAPENSERHRKEEDS
- the ccsB gene encoding c-type cytochrome biogenesis protein CcsB — translated: MSIVVILYALSTLGYLVFLLLRKEGWQRGGFVLLCAGFLVHAVWLGSRWVKEGHLPLFDLSGNLSFSAFIFAGVFIALRHRYHVKILGIFVASVTAGLSLAAWLTPSASSLPEPAYTSLWVVVHVAASFAGNAAFTLAFAVGVLYLLLERRIKEKRKDIFFRRLPSLELLDATGHACILVGFTFMTLGLATGILYARTVWGQFWSWDPKEVWSLVVWLVYAALLHGRLSSEWRGRKAARMAIVGFLLVLFTFLGVNFLLMGHHEGFTRIGA
- the hemA gene encoding glutamyl-tRNA reductase, with the protein product MARLPGIVLFGMNHKTAALEVREKLSLNADEVASVLLNLKMAGTISELLILSTCNRVEFLLVTPDTDEARKEVLAELALRKGVAPEFFASCFYLFEGLEAVRHLFRVSASLDSMVLGEPQILGQVKQAYQRSTAAGASGPILNRLMHRAFQVAKRIRTETGIGDHAVSISYAAIELARKIFGSLEGRKAMLLGAGEMAELAVEHLLRHRISEVIVANRTFDRGFALAQRFGGKAIRFDDVQATLGDVDIVISSTGASDYVIRKADIRPLMRKRQNRSLFFIDIAVPRDVDPAINSLDNAYVYDIDDLQGVVDDNLHERQQEASRAEGIIEEAVLRFAEWVEGLALVPTIKALREKVGTILEDELRRTLGDAGLPSEAMDRMVESMVTKILHDPISLLKSGGMHGNRDRYLGWVRLLFCLDPVESEGRSVPSVDCFLHREGEACVCKQKTGWKRCF
- the dksA gene encoding RNA polymerase-binding protein DksA: MDKEQIEYFRTYLVTQLDELLHQADGTVSGMTEPKENFPDPTDRASHESNRNFELRIRDREHKLIKKIKQALDRIDNGTFGVCDSCGEDIAVERLKARPVTAQCIECKTKSEKMEKALGI
- a CDS encoding PHP domain-containing protein; protein product: MAFESLDPAVDLHTHSTASDGSRTPQELMEEAVSLGLAALSITDHDTMAGVLEVLDAGFCSAIHFVPGVEISATVPEGMDRQDSLHILGYGMNPHDRQLTSLLERLQEAREKRNPLMIRKLQNLGLDITMEEVAEKSGSGLVGRPHMAGVLVDKGLVPDVDTAFERYLGSGRPAYEEKYRVPWKEAIRVIRTAGGVPVLAHPGLIRGLDRESLRSLLVRLCAEGLSGVEVYYPRHDRVLVSTLEALASEMGLIRTGGSDYHGGLKDGIALGRGFGDLLVPYEVYEELRLAMKKAAGG
- the rnc gene encoding ribonuclease III, which produces MTFLSMKVLQEAIQYSFHNPEVLDNALCHSSYVNEQALVLKNNERLEFLGDAVLSLVIGHLLMDHFRDVREGDLSRIRASLVNERQLAEVARQLDLGAHIRLGRGEVQTNGRNKDSILADAYEALVAAVYRDGGFEAAFAFVARCFGPILARLDMREGIHDAKSRLQEEVQMRHKVTPVYRIVGEEGPDHDKIFHVEVEAHRLTARGAGKSKKLAEQDAARKILEMMSL
- a CDS encoding radical SAM protein gives rise to the protein MVISIGKPFIIPLFLPHAACPRHCLFCNQKALHAEDFLLDMHALRRERDRWLAFPRNRQRPLELAFFGGNFLGLGESRLRACMDLVTEVPGAGVRFSTRPDTVSEDSVRICKKAGRPVTVELGIQSLDEAVLRRSARGHGVAEVARAVQVLKDAGIRTGAQMMLGLPGATESSDMASAESLCVLSPDFARVAPTLVLGGSGLALLYRRGAYKPMSFGEAVLRSARYVDLLEKRGVPVVRIGLQTDTFLENSIVAGPHHPAFGEWVRGRMLADRVLVVLASMGPFFAGEEVCIRAADSIRGRMQGMKKSNFPLFCKAVAPASLRIRTDAGLPPGFWQVEHRGNLTGPA